In Frederiksenia canicola, the sequence GTCAACGATTAAACAGATGGGTGATTCACCGGAGTTTAACGATATTTTGACGGAAGGTGCGAGAAAAGTGGAGCAGCGGATTAACGATGCGGTCACCTTTAAACCAACCGCAGAAGAGTTCAACGCAATTCAAAACTTAGTTAAAGAGCTACCGAAAGGTACCGTTATCACAGACACAAAAGTGGCGACGGATAGCGTAACAGAGGCTCTAGCCTCAACTTCAAAAACGATTCAAAAGAACCCTGAATTAAAAGAGCAAATTCGCGGTGCAATAGAAGAGTTTTTAGTGAAAAGTAAAGATCAGGATCTCACCGTTGAAATGATTGAAAAATTGAATCACGGCTTACGTCCAGATGAAGGTGCGGATCGAGTTCTGTATAAGAAAGAGACCTTGACTAAAGAAAATGCGGTGTTCTCTAGCCCAGAGTCGTCAAAAATTCAGCTCAAAGCGACGGTTGATTTTATCAACCAAGCAAGAAAAAATGGGGTAGAGCCGAGTGTCTTGGCGGGTTTAGTGTATCAACGTTTAATTGCATATCACCCGTTTGCGGAAGGTAATGGACGAATGGCACGTGTAATAGTGAATAAACTGTTACTGGATGCAGGTTATCCACCGTTTACCAAATTTAATGAATCATTTGAAACTCAAATTATTCCGCAAACAAACACAACGGCGAAGTCGGCTTCTAGCAGTGAAGTGGTGAAAGAGTTCTTAAAAGAGCTTTCACAGAAAAACTTACCAGCGGGGAGTGAGGCGTTGCCGAAATTGCAAAAAACAGAGGAAAACGCACCGCTTGTAGCGCCGAAAGTTGAGTCTCAGACTGAGGCAACAACCAAAAAAGCGACACCAATTGATGACAAAGTACAAGCAAGCACATTAGTGGAAAAACCTCGTTCAGCATTGCAACAAGTGAAGGATAAATTCCAACCGTTGCGTGTAGGTAAAAAAATCAAAGAGGTGAGAAATTCTGTGGAACAATATGGTGGTGAGGTGAGTTTTAAATACGCTCAATCAAAAGGGGAAGTATTTAATGAAATCATCAAGCACAGTGAAACAGAACACGGCACTTGTGAGGCAACTTGTGCATTCTGGATTGCGAAGAAAGTAAACGATGATCAAAGTTTGTTTAAGGAAATTTATCCAAATGGCAAAGAGGGTAAATTAGATAAACAAGCCTTTGAGAAAATCAAAAAATTGCAAACTGAGTTTATCAATAGCGGCAGTTCTGCCACCCAGCAGTTTAAATTTACGGAGTCTTGGTTAAATGAACAAGGGGCCAAAGTGAAACAAAAACAAGTGGGTGAGTATTCTCGTAAAGATGAAGTGTCAGGCACAGTGACGAATACGGAGGTGAAATCGTTAATCAATGCCATTTTAGACACGGGTGATAGCCATTCTGGTGTGAAAAAAATCTCTATCAACCTAGAAGGCGGTTCGCATACTGTAGCGGCGTCGGTGAAAGGTGAGCAAGTGATTTTCTTTGACCCGAACTTTGGTGAAATCACCTTTAAAAAACGTGAGCATTTTGAAAATTGGTTTAAAGAGGCTTTCTGGTCGAAAAGTGGCTATGCAGGCACCAATAGCGGTAAACGCTTCTTTAACGTGATTAACTACGATGCCAAATAAGATTTAAGCGATTAAATCACACAGAAAATGCCGAGTGAGAAATTTACTCGGCATTTTTTATATGTCATCATCTCACCTTGCTTTTTGACAAGCGGTTAGATCCGCCTAATTTTTTGCAAAGGATATCATGAAATTTGTCACCTCTGAAAAATCCGCCAGTATCGGCCTAGTGATTGGCTGTATTCTCTTTGGCTTGGGGAGCTTGATTGTTGCCTATGTACCAGTCGGGGCGTATGCGATTGCTTTTTGGCGATTATTTGTCGCCGCAGGTATTTTTTATGCTTTGGCGAAAATATTCAAACAATCCGCTCCAATTTCAAAGCAAGCCACGACGTATGCCCTGATTTCTGGGGCATTTTTAGGACTAGATTTAGCCTTATGGCACGAAAGTATCTATGCCGTTGGGCCGGGAATTTCTACTTTACTCAATAGCTTACAAATTTTTTGGCTGTCAGCGATTGGTTTTTTCTGGTTTCACGAACGGCAAACGAAATTGCAGATGTTTAGTCTATGCCTTGCTATTGTTGGGGTTGCTTTAATTGCTAGCCCTGAATTTGAATATAATAGCAAGGCGAGTTGGGGCTTTATTTCAGGGATAGTTTCGGGGCTGATGTTGGCGTTGTCGATGGTTTATATTCGTAAAACGCAGCAAACCGCGGTAACGCCCATATTCTCTCTCATGTTTCGACTTAGCCTAGGTGGAATGGCAATTCTATTTCTTCCTGCGTTGTGGTTAAATAGCCATAATTTATACCCAACCAACTGGGAGCAGATAGGGCTTATCGTGATTTATGGGGCAGTCATGCAATGTTTTGCGTGGGGACTCATTGCGTATTCCATTCCTTTGCTATCGCTCAGTTTGACAGGGCTACTATTACTTTCAGAGCCTGTTGCTGCGTTGGTTATTGACTATTTACTGTTAGATAAACCCATTAATACGATGCAGTGGGTTGGTGCAATTTTAACGATGATAGCGATATACTTGGGATCATTAGAAACAAAGAAATAGAAAGGATAAATTTATGACAAGTCAACAACAAAGAGCAGAGCTTCAACGCCGTATTTGGCAAATTGCTAATGATGTGAGAGGTTCAGTTGATGGTTGGGATTTTAAACAATATGTCTTAGGTACGTTGTTTTATCGGTTTATCAGTGAGAATTTTGCTGCCTTTTTTAATGATGAAGAGGTTAATTACGCGACGCTAAATGACAATATCATCACTGATGACATTAAAGATGATGCCATCAAGGTTAAAGGTTATTTTATCTACCCAAGTCAGCTATTTGAAAATGTCGTCAAAACCGCTAATACCAATGACAAGCTAAATACCGATTTAAAAGAGATTTTTACCGCCATTGAAGCTTCTGCCAATGGCTATCCATCAGAGCATGATATTAAAGGCTTATTTGCCGATTTTGATACCACATCCAATCGCTTGGGGAATACGGTTACGGATAAAAATAAACGTCTTGCTGCCGTATTAAAAGGTGTGGCGGAGCTGGATTTTGGCGATTTTGAGGATAATCAAATTGATCTGTTTGGCGATGCGTATGAGTTTTTGATTTCTAACTATGCTGCCAATGCGGGCAAGTCAGGCGGTGAATTTTTTACTCCACAAAATGTCTCCAAGTTGATCGCCAAACTTGCCTTATATGGGCAAAGTGCGGTCAATAAAATCTACGATCCTGCCTGTGGTTCTGGCTCGCTACTTTTGCAAGCCAAAAAGCAGTTCGATGAGCATATCATTGAAGAGGGTTTTTTCGGGCAAGAAATCAACCACACCACCTACAACCTTGCTCGTATGAATATGTTTTTGCACAATATTAATTACGACAAATTCAACATTGAGCTTGGCGACACCCTAATTGACCCAAAACTTAAAGATGATAAGCCTTTTGATGCCATTGTCTCCAATCCGCCTTATTCGATTAAATGGATTGGCTTAGATGATCCAACTTTAATCAATGACGACCGCTTTGCCCCTGCTGGTGTACTTGCCCCAAAATCTAAGGCAGACTTTGCCTTTATTATGCACACGCTCAATTACTTATCTGCTAAGGGGCGTGCGGCGATTGTTACTTTCCCTGGTATTTTTTATCGTGGTGGGGCAGAACAAAAAATCCGTCAATATCTGATTGACAATAACTATGTGGAAACGGTGATTTCTCTTGCCCCTAATCTGTTTTTTGGTACGTCCATTGCGGTCAATATCTTAGTACTCTCAAAATCCAAAGCAGACAACAATACCCAGTTTATTGACGCCAGTGGTATTTTTAAGAAAGAAACCAACAACAACGTACTCACTGATGAGCATATCGCCGAGATTATCAAACTCTTTGCTGATAAAACGGATGTCGAGCATTTGGTCAAAATGGTGGATAAAGAAACCATTGCAGAAAATGACTACAATCTGGCGGTGAGTTCTTATGTAGAGGTCAAAGATACCAGAGAAGTGATTGATATTGATGTGCTCAATGCCGATATTCACCAAACTGTCGCCAAAATTGATACCTTGCGAGCCCAGATTGATGAAATTGTGGCGGAG encodes:
- a CDS encoding type I restriction-modification system subunit M gives rise to the protein MTSQQQRAELQRRIWQIANDVRGSVDGWDFKQYVLGTLFYRFISENFAAFFNDEEVNYATLNDNIITDDIKDDAIKVKGYFIYPSQLFENVVKTANTNDKLNTDLKEIFTAIEASANGYPSEHDIKGLFADFDTTSNRLGNTVTDKNKRLAAVLKGVAELDFGDFEDNQIDLFGDAYEFLISNYAANAGKSGGEFFTPQNVSKLIAKLALYGQSAVNKIYDPACGSGSLLLQAKKQFDEHIIEEGFFGQEINHTTYNLARMNMFLHNINYDKFNIELGDTLIDPKLKDDKPFDAIVSNPPYSIKWIGLDDPTLINDDRFAPAGVLAPKSKADFAFIMHTLNYLSAKGRAAIVTFPGIFYRGGAEQKIRQYLIDNNYVETVISLAPNLFFGTSIAVNILVLSKSKADNNTQFIDASGIFKKETNNNVLTDEHIAEIIKLFADKTDVEHLVKMVDKETIAENDYNLAVSSYVEVKDTREVIDIDVLNADIHQTVAKIDTLRAQIDEIVAEIEGN
- a CDS encoding DMT family transporter, whose translation is MKFVTSEKSASIGLVIGCILFGLGSLIVAYVPVGAYAIAFWRLFVAAGIFYALAKIFKQSAPISKQATTYALISGAFLGLDLALWHESIYAVGPGISTLLNSLQIFWLSAIGFFWFHERQTKLQMFSLCLAIVGVALIASPEFEYNSKASWGFISGIVSGLMLALSMVYIRKTQQTAVTPIFSLMFRLSLGGMAILFLPALWLNSHNLYPTNWEQIGLIVIYGAVMQCFAWGLIAYSIPLLSLSLTGLLLLSEPVAALVIDYLLLDKPINTMQWVGAILTMIAIYLGSLETKK